The following are encoded in a window of Mycolicibacterium tusciae JS617 genomic DNA:
- a CDS encoding MFS transporter, with product MVDTLARSDQSIDANLATLSRFGRIWLLTVAGLDVLLVISSMVALNAALPDIAVETAATQTQLTWIVDGYTLVLACLLLPAGAIGDRYGRRGALVGGLAIFAVASIAPVFLDSPVQIILARALAGVGAAFVMPATLSLLTAAFPKSERNKAVGIWAGVASSGAIVGFMGTGLLLQVFSWQSIFYAFTASAVALIICTLTIRSSRDETATPIDGIGAVLIGSAVAVFVFGVVEAPVRGWTHPVVWGCMVAGVGLAVAFAMVELRRRHPLLDVRLFARPDFATGSVGITILFFANFGFFFIAMQYLQLVLGYSPLETAFALAPLAVPIMILGATMHLYLPKIGLRTAVALGLFLIGAGLFLMRYLDAGSSYLDLVWPLLITSAGIGLCVAPTTSAIMNAVPNEKQGVASAVNDTTREVGAAVGIAVAGSVLAAQYGTVLAPALVGFPEQIRAGALESLANALAIAEQMGPQGARLADLATSAFIDSMSLSLLVLAIVLALAAAFVAVWAPGRDGRQSSLVRRIKARWSTSDDELSGPVTDHDDGGVRAPAGDGGKHRAVDHP from the coding sequence ATGGTCGACACCCTCGCCCGGTCTGACCAGAGTATCGACGCCAACCTGGCCACTCTCTCCAGGTTCGGGCGCATCTGGTTACTCACGGTCGCCGGCCTCGACGTGCTGCTGGTGATTTCCTCGATGGTCGCGCTCAACGCGGCCCTCCCCGACATCGCGGTGGAGACCGCCGCGACGCAGACGCAACTCACCTGGATCGTGGACGGCTACACGCTGGTGCTGGCCTGCCTGCTCCTGCCCGCCGGTGCGATCGGCGACCGGTACGGAAGGCGGGGCGCACTGGTCGGCGGGCTGGCGATCTTCGCGGTGGCCTCAATCGCTCCCGTGTTCCTCGACAGTCCGGTCCAGATCATCCTTGCTCGCGCGCTCGCGGGAGTCGGAGCCGCGTTCGTCATGCCGGCGACGCTTTCCCTGTTGACTGCCGCCTTCCCAAAGAGCGAGCGCAACAAGGCCGTTGGCATCTGGGCCGGGGTCGCGAGCTCGGGCGCAATCGTCGGCTTCATGGGCACAGGCCTGCTGCTGCAGGTCTTTTCCTGGCAATCGATCTTCTACGCATTCACAGCGTCGGCCGTCGCCCTGATCATCTGTACGCTCACGATTCGGTCGTCACGCGACGAGACCGCGACGCCGATCGACGGAATCGGCGCGGTGCTGATCGGTTCGGCGGTCGCGGTTTTCGTGTTCGGTGTCGTGGAAGCACCGGTGCGCGGGTGGACGCATCCGGTCGTGTGGGGCTGCATGGTGGCGGGTGTCGGGCTCGCGGTCGCATTCGCGATGGTGGAACTGCGACGACGGCATCCCCTGCTGGATGTCCGGTTGTTCGCCAGACCCGATTTCGCCACCGGGTCGGTGGGTATCACGATCCTCTTCTTCGCCAACTTCGGCTTCTTCTTCATCGCGATGCAGTACCTGCAACTGGTTCTCGGCTACAGCCCGCTGGAGACGGCGTTCGCCCTCGCGCCGCTGGCCGTACCGATCATGATCCTCGGTGCGACGATGCATCTGTATCTCCCGAAGATCGGCCTCAGGACCGCCGTCGCGCTGGGCCTGTTTCTCATCGGAGCCGGGCTCTTCCTGATGCGCTACCTCGATGCCGGGAGTTCATACCTGGATCTAGTATGGCCGCTGCTGATCACCAGTGCCGGTATCGGGCTCTGCGTCGCGCCGACCACGTCCGCGATCATGAACGCTGTCCCGAACGAGAAGCAGGGCGTCGCGTCGGCGGTCAACGACACCACGCGTGAGGTCGGCGCCGCTGTCGGTATCGCCGTCGCAGGCTCGGTTCTGGCAGCGCAATACGGCACCGTGCTCGCCCCTGCGCTGGTCGGCTTCCCCGAACAGATACGCGCCGGCGCATTGGAATCCCTTGCCAATGCGCTCGCCATTGCCGAGCAGATGGGCCCGCAGGGCGCACGCTTGGCAGACCTCGCGACGTCCGCCTTCATCGACTCCATGAGCCTGTCTCTACTTGTGCTGGCGATCGTGTTGGCACTCGCGGCCGCCTTCGTCGCGGTCTGGGCTCCGGGCCGCGACGGCCGGCAGTCCAGCCTCGTGCGACGGATCAAGGCGCGGTGGTCGACCTCAGACGACGAACTCAGCGGCCCGGTGACCGACCATGACGATGGTGGCGTGAGGGCCCCGGCTGGGGATGGCGGGAAGCACCGAGCCGTCGACCACCCATAG
- the mftG gene encoding mycofactocin dehydrogenase MftG yields MHSDVLIIGAGSAGSVLAERLSADSSCRVTVVEAGPGPADPQVLTQISDGLRLPIGTASSVVRRYPTMLTDDPERHAQIMRGAVVGGSGAVNGGYFCRGLPSDFDGWSMPGWAWADVLPHFVAIETDVDFKGALHGDAGPIMIQRVAEFDGCTATFVDAAIAAGYRWIEDLNGSTPDSPLPPGVGAVPLNINGGTRVGPGGAYLKPAMDRAGLTVLTDTRVRRIKIVGGRAVGVECVGLGGPADLTADRIVLSAGAIGSAHLLMLSGIGPQQTLSAAGVPVVVDLPVGMASADHPEWVLPVDWTETHGLPPLEATLTTDNALEIRPYTAGFGAMVSGSRDDPGDHPHIGVALMRPRSRGRVRLSSADPDVLPTIEHRYDREPADVAALSAGTELARELAGAHVKGATASWSTSQHLCGTAPMGRDDDVAAVVDAHCRVRGVDGLWVVDGSVLPAIPSRGPHATIVMVGHRAAEFVV; encoded by the coding sequence TTGCACAGCGATGTGCTGATCATCGGCGCTGGTAGCGCCGGATCTGTATTAGCGGAACGGCTTTCGGCGGATTCGAGCTGTCGGGTCACCGTCGTGGAAGCCGGCCCCGGGCCCGCCGACCCCCAGGTGCTGACCCAGATCAGCGACGGCCTGCGGCTGCCGATCGGCACCGCCAGCTCAGTGGTGCGGCGCTATCCCACGATGCTGACCGACGACCCCGAACGGCACGCACAGATCATGAGGGGTGCGGTGGTCGGCGGATCCGGTGCGGTAAACGGTGGCTACTTCTGCCGCGGACTACCGTCGGACTTCGACGGGTGGTCGATGCCGGGATGGGCGTGGGCCGACGTGCTTCCGCACTTCGTGGCAATCGAGACCGATGTCGACTTCAAGGGTGCTCTGCACGGTGATGCCGGCCCCATCATGATTCAACGAGTCGCCGAATTCGACGGTTGTACGGCGACTTTCGTGGATGCCGCGATAGCGGCGGGCTATCGGTGGATCGAGGACCTCAACGGATCGACGCCGGACTCGCCACTACCGCCGGGCGTCGGTGCGGTACCGCTGAACATCAACGGTGGAACGCGGGTCGGCCCGGGTGGGGCCTACCTGAAACCCGCGATGGATCGCGCCGGACTCACGGTGCTGACCGACACCCGGGTCCGACGGATCAAGATCGTCGGCGGGCGGGCGGTAGGGGTGGAGTGCGTGGGGCTCGGCGGACCCGCCGACCTGACCGCGGACCGAATCGTCCTGTCGGCCGGTGCTATCGGATCGGCGCATCTGCTGATGCTGTCGGGCATCGGCCCGCAGCAGACGCTGAGCGCTGCGGGGGTACCCGTGGTGGTGGACCTACCGGTCGGCATGGCGTCGGCGGATCACCCCGAATGGGTGCTGCCGGTGGACTGGACGGAGACCCACGGCCTTCCGCCATTGGAGGCGACGCTCACCACTGACAATGCGCTCGAAATCCGGCCCTACACAGCAGGGTTCGGTGCGATGGTGAGTGGCAGCCGCGACGATCCGGGCGATCATCCACACATCGGGGTGGCTCTGATGCGCCCGAGATCGCGCGGAAGGGTGCGACTTTCGTCGGCCGATCCCGATGTTCTACCCACCATCGAGCATCGGTATGACCGTGAGCCCGCTGACGTCGCAGCCCTAAGCGCAGGCACCGAACTCGCGCGGGAACTGGCAGGCGCACACGTGAAGGGTGCGACCGCGTCGTGGTCGACTTCGCAACATCTCTGCGGCACAGCGCCGATGGGGCGCGACGACGACGTGGCGGCGGTGGTGGATGCGCACTGCCGGGTGCGCGGTGTCGACGGGCTATGGGTGGTCGACGGCTCGGTGCTTCCCGCCATCCCCAGCCGGGGCCCTCACGCCACCATCGTCATGGTCGGTCACCGGGCCGCTGAGTTCGTCGTCTGA